The Drosophila innubila isolate TH190305 chromosome 3R unlocalized genomic scaffold, UK_Dinn_1.0 2_E_3R, whole genome shotgun sequence genome has a segment encoding these proteins:
- the LOC117789879 gene encoding integrator complex subunit 5, translating to MLQQNILDQLKQFIETVSSGHTNPQLLTKPSLIKLALGFLDELPATRDIVFDYFGILAEIGVQLYVSPEMMDQKTGMPVSQIKQGGNRQQQLRAEEYESFNMVKTSLQNLVWKGPPAWSPLIANWSLELVAKLSDKYTQRRMTITASCNYWLECSAMHGLLTLINSCFRKLSNTEAESCVETMLNAFHRYPMTFDWIVARLGGCFPYKIIMQILQCGIKRFVEDYRCHLDSEAGILDYMTSCHEQQLCAAFREMLKDGLSPKKPLDVAIVPFLLITTNYSDAILQSLVNVFIEIFTDDMCDAIVQKAPLWLSNKMFADMQPSLNNAVLRLNQHGAKLLLMVSSMAEKYVWCQDFLDSSMQELEQWVLNMRNFPLLADLAFEETKYMLWKSCLSTNLLEQQTAVRLLLVVSSQHPHIYYQTISQLLRKSYAQHPSTIGALMRLLGGQSGVLNFPSITKGFKMALEDITLQEQVNNRLPMEPGTPTEAYNTFYNLNMLAKMQKKNHFPHVKPQLLTQSLNECLPKIIQILDCTIQKLVLKMDKDAAERSAEKFKLQQANNNNNNNNHDMYNSNDVIKRPKLEESDVTNVTLESQDAARMRLAHLIVDLLNNIEAGARSNVLRTPLVLKLAVLSVKYFFVGLTEQTVIRRAAAAHRSYALLQRQCTARKIARTVCLRELVESALFYHGHLLGQLEEYELDELKIPEQELLILQNLHTSSGTNSNRSVLHSGIIGRGLRPVLPTNNQSCDAEKQALYLKALNACCTDLDKPNNVEGYSLVSLTLVELVSTDVMYNGLPFPDEEFTRVTMERDMQIRRAFITSPVLWAVLGLIATHRPALCYSSVLLRALCATCLHHWRGKNVNKYQPTAVNDELMLCTKKLLQLLAMSQLIPPPLANLHTIIEHFEAPEIAVLLRECIWNYLKDHVPSPALFHVDNNGLHWRNTSQAKVAPQYVDTLRQLMQKKLNKLGPHYHQMFIMSDLHVANPIPIPAATIAEPTTAIAKTSIEVVELD from the exons atgttgcaacaaaatattttagatcaacttaaacaatttatagAAACAGTTAGCAGTGGCCACACCAATCCACAATTGCTAACAAAACCCTCGCTCATCAAACTAGC TTTGGGATTCCTCGATGAGTTGCCGGCGACTCGGGATATTGTATTTGATTACTTTGGCATACTGGCGGAGATTGGAGTGCAGCTGTATGTATCACCCGAGATGATGGACCAAAAGACGGGCATGCCAGTGTCCCAAATCAAACAAGGCGGcaatcgacaacaacaactgcgtgCGGAGGAATACGAAAGCTTCAATATGGTCAAGACATCGTTACAAAATCTGGTGTGGAAAGGTCCGCCCGCCTGGTCGCCGCTCATAGCCAACTGGAGCTTGGAGCTGGTGGCCAAGTTATCCGATAAATACACACAACGACGCATGACAATTACCGCATCCTGTAATTATTGGCTGGAATGCAGTGCAATGCATGGATTGCTCACACTCATCAACAGTTGCTTCCGTAAGCTGAGCAACACGGAAGCCGAATCCTGTGTGGAGACCATGCTGAATGCCTTCCATCGCTATCCCATGACCTTCGATTGGATTGTGGCCCGTCTTGGCGGTTGTTTTCCCTACAAGATCATCATGCAGATTCTACAGTGTGGCATCAAACGTTTTGTCGAGGATTATCGCTGTCATTTGGACTCGGAGGCGGGTATTTTGGACTACATGACATCCTGCCATGAGCAGCAGCTGTGTGCCGCATTTCGTGAGATGCTCAAAGATGGCCTATCACCCAAGAAACCACTCGATGTGGCCATTGTTCCATTTCTGCTGATTACCACCAATTACTCGGATGCCATTCTACAGAGTTTGGTTAATGTGTTCATTGAGATAT tCACCGATGACATGTGCGATGCAATTGTCCAAAAGGCGCCGCTTTGGCTGAGCAACAAGATGTTTGCGGACATGCAACCGTCTCTAAATAATGCCGTGCTGCGTCTCAATCAACACGGTGCCAAGCTGCTGCTCATGGTGTCCAGTATGGCCGAGAAGTATGTGTGGTGTCAGGACTTTCTGGACAGCTCAATGCAGGAATTGGAGCAGTGGGTGCTCAACATGCGCAATTTTCCACTACTTGCCGATTTGGCCTTTGAGGAGACCAAGTATATGCTTTGGAAAAGCTGCCTCAGCACAAATCTCTTGGAACAACAGACCGCAGTGCGTTTGCTACTCGTTGTGT CCTCACAACATCCACATATCTATTATCAAACCATATCACAATTGCTGCGCAAATCCTATGCTCAACATCCCAGTACAATTGGTGCTCTAATGCGCTTGCTTGGTGGTCAGAGCGGTGTACTCAACTTTCCCAGTATTACAAAGGGTTTTAAAATGGCCCTGGAGGATATAACGCTGCAGGAACAGGTGAACAATCGGCTGCCCATGGAACCTGGCACTCCAACGGAGGCATACAATACATTCTACAATCTCAATATGTTGGCCAA AATGCAGAAGAAGAATCACTTTCCACATGTGAAGCCTCAGCTGCTGACACAATCGTTAAACGAATGTCTGCCCAAGATTATACAAATTCTCGACTGCACCATTCAAAAACTAGTGCTCAAAATGGACAAGGATGCCGCTGAACGTAGTGCTGAGAAGTTTAAATTGCAgcaggccaacaacaacaacaataataataatcatgatATGTACAATAGTAATGATGTCATAAAGCGACCCAAACTAGAGGAAAGCGATGTGACTAATGTGACACTTGAGTCACAGGATGCAGCGCGCATGCGTTTGGCCCATTTAATTGTGGACCTGTTGAACAACATTGAGGCAGGTGCACGTTCGAATGTACTACGTACTCCATTGGTTCTTAAACTGGCCGTGCTCAGTGTCAAGTACTTTTTTGTTGGACTTACCGAGCAGA CTGTCATTCGTCGTGCTGCAGCTGCTCATCGTTCCTATGCTTTACTTCAACGTCAGTGCACAGCTCGGAAAATTGCTCGGACTGTTTGTTTGCGTGAGCTCGTGGAGAGTGCGCTCTTTTATCATGGTCATTTGCTTGGACAGCTGGAGGAATACGAATTGGATGAACTGAAAATACCAGAACAAGAGCTGCTTATACTACAGAATTTACACACCAGCTCCGGCACAAACTCCAATCGTTCAGTGCTACATTCGGGCATTATAGGACGTGGTTTGCGACCTGTGTTGCCCACAAATAACCAAAGCTGCGATGCCGAGAAGCAAGCATTGTATCTAAAGGCCTTAAATGCCTGCTGCACAGATCTG GACAAACCCAACAATGTTGAGGGTTATTCGCTGGTTTCGTTGACGCTTGTGGAACTGGTTTCAACGGATGTTATGTACAATGGACTGCCCTTTCCGGACGAGGAGTTCACTCGCGTCACCATGGAAAGGGATATGCAAATACGACGTGCCTTTATTACCTCACCTGTGCTTTGGGCTGTGCTCGGTTTGATTGCCACACACAGACCTGCTTTGTGCTACTCCTCCGTGTTGTTGCGCGCACTCTGTGCCACATGTCTGCATCATTGGCGTGGCAAGAATG TTAACAAATACCAGCCAACGGCAGTCAACGATGAGCTCATGTTGTGCACCAAAAAACTGCTGCAATTGCTGGCCATGAGTCAACTTATACCACCTCCACTCGCTAATCTGCACACGATTATTGAACACTTTGAAGCGCCAGAG aTTGCTGTGCTGTTGCGTGAATGCATTTGGAACTATTTAAAGGATCATGTGCCATCGCCAGCGCTCTTCCACGTGGACAACAATGGTCTGCACTGGCGCAACACGAGTCAAGCCAAAGTGGCGCCTCAATATGTGGACACGCTGCGTCAACTGATGCAAAAGAAGCTGAATAAACTAGGACCACATTATCATCAGATGTTTATCATGAGCGATCTGCATGTGGCAAATCCCATTCCAattccagcagcaacaattgcagaaccaacaacagcaatagccaAAACTAGCATTGAAGTTGTGGAATTGGATTAA
- the LOC117789880 gene encoding serine/threonine-protein kinase STK11 isoform X2, which translates to MTVTVNHTHAMEAQVKATQLQAEAGGGGGSEGGGGGGGASDAEEAYMEFTEEKEPTVPTADRELDVQAAHYANHGSEQPQVTWLDDDEIDTLDRVTLDIGNMFFNRVDSQDIIYQQKKKNIKMVDKYVMGDVLGEGSYGKVKEAMNSENLCRLAVKILTKRKLRRIPNGEQNVTREIHLLKQLKHQNVVQLVDVLYNDEKQKMYLVMEYCIGGLQEMLDYAPDKKMPLFQAHTYFQQLVNGLEYLHSCRVIHKDIKPGNLLLTLDQTLKISDFGVAEQLDLFAPDDTCTTGQGSPAFQPPEIANGHETFAGFKVDIWSSGVTLYNLVTGLYPFEGDNIYRLLENIGRSQWIAPDWLYELDAAFANLILGMLQADPSARLSLQQIRKDSWFLSAPAVTGPPIPIPLHKGDKFGRSSVLPYLEAYHYGNEQDQEDVYFTEHDVNQELARRAASAAAEIRANKTAAANAACHLYEASTSAEAAAVNLVNGSREETTVKIKKGSAIKRRAKKIVSCIKLSHCRTS; encoded by the exons ATGACTGTAACTGTGAACCACACACATGCAATGGAGGCACAAGTTAAAGCAACACAGCTGCAGGCTgaagcaggaggaggaggaggaagtgAAGGCGGTGGAGGCGGAGGTGGAG CATCCGATGCGGAAGAGGCTTACATGGAGTTCACTGAAGAAAAGGAGCCAACAGTTCCAACTGCAGATAGGGAGCTGGATGTACAGGCTGCCCACTATGCCAATCATGGCTCAGAGCAGCCACAAGTCACCTGGCTGGATGATGATGAGATCGATACCTTGGATCGTGTCACTCTCGACATTGGCAACATGTTCTTCAATCGTGTGGACAGTCAGGATATCATCTATcagcagaaaaagaaaaacattaaaatggtGGACAAATACGTAATGGGTGATGTACTAGGTGAGGGTTCCTATGGCAAGGTGAAGGAGGCCATGAACTCGGAGAATCTATGCCGGCTAGCTGTTAAAATCCTTACCAAACGCAAACTGCGACGGATTCCCAATGGGGAACAGAATGTGACGCGGGAAATTCATTTACTAAAGCAGCTGAAACACCAGAATGTTGTGCAACTCGTAGATGTTCTATATAATGATGAGAAGCAGAAAATGTATTTGGTCATGGAGTATTGCATTGGCGGGCTCCAAGAGATGCTCGATTATGCGCCCGATAAGAAGATGCCACTGTTTCAGGCGCACACATATTTCCAACAACTGGTCAATGGTCTGGAATATCTGCACAGTTGTCGTGTCATACACAAGGATATTAAGCCTGGGAACTTATTGCTCACATTGGATCAGACGCTCAAGATATCAGATTTTGGTGTGGCCGAGCAGCTGGATCTGTTTGCGCCGGATGACACCTGTACAACGGGCCAAGGATCGCCAGCGTTTCAACCGCCAGAAATTGCCAATGGCCATGAAACATTCGCCGGCTTCAAAGTCGATATTTGGAGCAGCGGCGTTACACT ttACAATCTGGTCACGGGTCTGTATCCCTTTGAGGGTGACAACATCTATCGACTGCTGGAGAATATTGGACGCAGTCAGTGGATTGCTCCAGACTGGTTATACGAATTGGATGCGGCTTTTGCCAACTTAATACTGGGCATGCTTCAGGCAGATCCCAGTGCGAGGCTCTCTCTACAGCAGATACGCAAAGATTC TTGGTTCCTGTCCGCACCAGCGGTGACTGGCCCACCGATACCCATTCCTCTACACAAGGGCGACAAATTCGGACGTTCCTCAGTACTGCCTTACCTAGAAGCCTATCATTACGGCAACGAACAGGATCAGGAAGATGTTTACTTTACCGAGCATGATGTGAATC AGGAGTTGGCGCGTCGTGCCGCATCTGCCGCTGCAGAGATTCGTGCTAATAAAACAGCTGCTGCCAATGCCGCGTGCCATTTGTATGAGGCATCCACAAGTGCCGAGGCTGCTGCCGTTAACTTGGTCAATGGTTCCAGGGAAGAGACGACGGTTAAGATTAAAAAAGGCTCGGCAATTAAACGACGCGCCAAGAAAATTGTATCCTGCATTAAATTGAGCCATTGTCGGACATCGTAG
- the LOC117789880 gene encoding serine/threonine-protein kinase STK11 isoform X1, which yields MTVTVNHTHAMEAQVKATQLQAEAGGGGGSEGGGGGGGGEQQQGSNKTVDDITVLLTNKNYHFDTASDAEEAYMEFTEEKEPTVPTADRELDVQAAHYANHGSEQPQVTWLDDDEIDTLDRVTLDIGNMFFNRVDSQDIIYQQKKKNIKMVDKYVMGDVLGEGSYGKVKEAMNSENLCRLAVKILTKRKLRRIPNGEQNVTREIHLLKQLKHQNVVQLVDVLYNDEKQKMYLVMEYCIGGLQEMLDYAPDKKMPLFQAHTYFQQLVNGLEYLHSCRVIHKDIKPGNLLLTLDQTLKISDFGVAEQLDLFAPDDTCTTGQGSPAFQPPEIANGHETFAGFKVDIWSSGVTLYNLVTGLYPFEGDNIYRLLENIGRSQWIAPDWLYELDAAFANLILGMLQADPSARLSLQQIRKDSWFLSAPAVTGPPIPIPLHKGDKFGRSSVLPYLEAYHYGNEQDQEDVYFTEHDVNQELARRAASAAAEIRANKTAAANAACHLYEASTSAEAAAVNLVNGSREETTVKIKKGSAIKRRAKKIVSCIKLSHCRTS from the exons ATGACTGTAACTGTGAACCACACACATGCAATGGAGGCACAAGTTAAAGCAACACAGCTGCAGGCTgaagcaggaggaggaggaggaagtgAAGGCGGTGGAGGCGGAGGTGGAGGTGAACAACAGCAGGGATCGAATAAAACAGTCGACGATATTACAGTCTTGTTGACTAACAAAAATTATCACTTTGACACAGCATCCGATGCGGAAGAGGCTTACATGGAGTTCACTGAAGAAAAGGAGCCAACAGTTCCAACTGCAGATAGGGAGCTGGATGTACAGGCTGCCCACTATGCCAATCATGGCTCAGAGCAGCCACAAGTCACCTGGCTGGATGATGATGAGATCGATACCTTGGATCGTGTCACTCTCGACATTGGCAACATGTTCTTCAATCGTGTGGACAGTCAGGATATCATCTATcagcagaaaaagaaaaacattaaaatggtGGACAAATACGTAATGGGTGATGTACTAGGTGAGGGTTCCTATGGCAAGGTGAAGGAGGCCATGAACTCGGAGAATCTATGCCGGCTAGCTGTTAAAATCCTTACCAAACGCAAACTGCGACGGATTCCCAATGGGGAACAGAATGTGACGCGGGAAATTCATTTACTAAAGCAGCTGAAACACCAGAATGTTGTGCAACTCGTAGATGTTCTATATAATGATGAGAAGCAGAAAATGTATTTGGTCATGGAGTATTGCATTGGCGGGCTCCAAGAGATGCTCGATTATGCGCCCGATAAGAAGATGCCACTGTTTCAGGCGCACACATATTTCCAACAACTGGTCAATGGTCTGGAATATCTGCACAGTTGTCGTGTCATACACAAGGATATTAAGCCTGGGAACTTATTGCTCACATTGGATCAGACGCTCAAGATATCAGATTTTGGTGTGGCCGAGCAGCTGGATCTGTTTGCGCCGGATGACACCTGTACAACGGGCCAAGGATCGCCAGCGTTTCAACCGCCAGAAATTGCCAATGGCCATGAAACATTCGCCGGCTTCAAAGTCGATATTTGGAGCAGCGGCGTTACACT ttACAATCTGGTCACGGGTCTGTATCCCTTTGAGGGTGACAACATCTATCGACTGCTGGAGAATATTGGACGCAGTCAGTGGATTGCTCCAGACTGGTTATACGAATTGGATGCGGCTTTTGCCAACTTAATACTGGGCATGCTTCAGGCAGATCCCAGTGCGAGGCTCTCTCTACAGCAGATACGCAAAGATTC TTGGTTCCTGTCCGCACCAGCGGTGACTGGCCCACCGATACCCATTCCTCTACACAAGGGCGACAAATTCGGACGTTCCTCAGTACTGCCTTACCTAGAAGCCTATCATTACGGCAACGAACAGGATCAGGAAGATGTTTACTTTACCGAGCATGATGTGAATC AGGAGTTGGCGCGTCGTGCCGCATCTGCCGCTGCAGAGATTCGTGCTAATAAAACAGCTGCTGCCAATGCCGCGTGCCATTTGTATGAGGCATCCACAAGTGCCGAGGCTGCTGCCGTTAACTTGGTCAATGGTTCCAGGGAAGAGACGACGGTTAAGATTAAAAAAGGCTCGGCAATTAAACGACGCGCCAAGAAAATTGTATCCTGCATTAAATTGAGCCATTGTCGGACATCGTAG
- the LOC117789882 gene encoding 26S proteasome non-ATPase regulatory subunit 9, translating into MQVMATEITTKARLERLMAAKANLEAQISKNGQILAANDNVGMNGPLVDSEGFPRNDIDIYQVRQARQTIICLQNDHKELMNQIQTMLNKYHSEISTTDPELVNRASALELNSEERGAGGAVIGPMDTRVIVVVNLVSPNSPAEEAGLRVGDKILRFGSINGNNFKDSLAQIGEVVRNMQNQNVQLKIKRDEQLLDLILVPKTWTGRGLLGCNIVLPPESMEY; encoded by the exons ATGCAAGTCATGGCCACagaaattacaacaaaagcGCGTTTGGAAAGACTAATGGCCGCCAAGGCGAACTTGGAGGCACAAATCAGTAAAAATGGACAGATATTGGCAGCG AATGATAATGTGGGCATGAACGGTCCACTTGTTGACTCTGAGGGATTCCCTCGCAACGATATCGACATTTATCAGGTGCGTCAGGCGCGTCAGACGATTATTTGTTTGCAAAACGATCACAAGGAACTCATGAATCAAATACAAACCATGTTGAACAAATATCACTCGGAAATATCCACCACAGATCCAGAACTGGTGAATCGCGCCTCCGCTTTGGAGCTGAACAGCGAGGAGAGGGGAGCGGGAGGAGCCGTCATTGGTCCAATGGACACACgcgtcattgttgttgtcaatctAGTTAGTCCCAATTCGCCGGCAGAGGAAGCG GGATTACGCGTGGGGGACAAGATACTTCGCTTTGGCTCCATCAATGGCAACAACTTTAAGGACAGCTTGGCTCAAATTGGTGAAGTTGTGCGCAACATGCAGAACCAAAATGTCCAGCTGAAGATTAAACGTGATGAGCAGCTGCTGGATTTGATTCTCGTACCTAAGACGTGGACTGGCCGTGGCTTGCTGGGTTGCAATATTGTCCTGCCACCGGAGTCAATggaatattaa
- the LOC117792186 gene encoding two pore potassium channel protein sup-9 isoform X2: MKKQNVRTISLIVCTFTYLLVGAAVFDALESETEKRRWEALQAVEDMIIRKYNISQEDFKVMETVVLKSEPHKAGQQWKFTGAFYYATTVLTTIGYGHSTPTTRGGKLFTMCYAIVGIPLGLVMFQSIGERVNRLSSFVIKAVRSSLRCKRTVASEVDLICVVTTLSSLTIAGGAAAFSRFEGWSYFDSVYYCFITLTTIGFGDMVALQKDNALNRKPEYVMFALIFILFGLAIVAASLNLLVLRFVTMNTEDERRDEAQAMQALQVAVKLEGDVITSNGSILSGYEGHDGQSLNGTNTSSMCSCRCICLNGNRHKKHQFKMRRSPTHIRHLLPEVVPMQDLNYDTQSMHTIGALNGSGIMSGSHMGMGVGMGIGLDVVDDTANRSPIVKPQTHPHKLLKRNVSLLSFRI, from the exons atgaagaaacaaaatgtgCGCACGATATCCCTGATCGTGtgtacatttacatatttactcGTGGGTGCCGCCGTCTTTGATGCCCTCGAATCGGAGACGGAGAAACGGCGTTGGGAGGCTCTGCAAG CTGTCGAGGACATGATAATACgcaaatataatatatcaCAGGAAGATTTTAAAGTCATGGAGACGGTGGTTCTCAAATCGGAGCCACACAAGGCCGGCCAGCAATGGAAGTTCACTGGCGCATTTTATTATGCAACTACAGTGCTAACCACAATTG gcTATGGACACTCAACGCCAACTACGCGTGGAGGGAAACTGTTTACAATGTGTTATGCCATTGTTGGTATTCCCTTGGGCCTCGTCATGTTTCAGAGCATCGGAGAAAGAGTGAATAGACTGAGCAG TTTTGTTATCAAAGCGGTGCGATCATCGCTGCGCTGCAAACGAACCGTTGCATCCGAGGTGGACCTTATATGCGTTGTCACGACGCTCAGTTCACTGACGATCGCAGGCGGTGCTGCGGCCTTTTCAAGATTTGAGGGCTGGAGCTACTTTGATTCAGTATATTACTGTTTTATTACTTTAACCACAATAG GCTTTGGCGATATGGTAGCCTTACAGAAAGATAATGCACTAAATAGGAAACCCGAATATGTTATGTTCGCACTGATATTCATACTATTCGGATTGGCAATTGTTGCCGCCTCACTGAACTTGTTAGTACTTAGGTTTGTTACAATGAATACCGAGGATGAGAGACGTGATGAGGCCCAGGCCATGCAG GCACTACAAGTGGCTGTAAAACTGGAGGGCGATGTGATAACATCAAATGGTTCCATATTGAGTGGCTACGAGGGACACGATGGCCAATCTCTCAACGGCACAAATACATCATCAATGTGCTCCTGTCGCTGTATCTGTCTCAATGGAAACCGGCATAAAAA ACACCAATTCAAGATGCGCAGATCTCCGACGCACATACGACACCTGCTGCCGGAGGTGGTGCCCATGCAGGATCTGAACTACGATACGCAGAGTATGCACACCATTGGGGCGCTCAATGGAAGTGGCATCATGAGTGGCAGTCATATGGGAATGGGAGTGGGAATGGGCATTGGCCTGGATGTGGTGGATGATACCGCAAATCGATCACCGATCGTCAAACCACAAACACATCCACATAAATTGCTGAAACGCAATGTTTCACTTTTATCATTTCGTATTTAA
- the LOC117792186 gene encoding two pore potassium channel protein sup-9 isoform X1, with protein sequence MKKQNVRTISLIVCTFTYLLVGAAVFDALESETEKRRWEALQAVEDMIIRKYNISQEDFKVMETVVLKSEPHKAGQQWKFTGAFYYATTVLTTIGYGHSTPTTRGGKLFTMCYAIVGIPLGLVMFQSIGERVNRLSSFVIKAVRSSLRCKRTVASEVDLICVVTTLSSLTIAGGAAAFSRFEGWSYFDSVYYCFITLTTIGFGDMVALQKDNALNRKPEYVMFALIFILFGLAIVAASLNLLVLRFVTMNTEDERRDEAQAMQALQVAVKLEGDVITSNGSILSGYEGHDGQSLNGTNTSSMCSCRCICLNGNRHKKHKNASSDRVAEHQFKMRRSPTHIRHLLPEVVPMQDLNYDTQSMHTIGALNGSGIMSGSHMGMGVGMGIGLDVVDDTANRSPIVKPQTHPHKLLKRNVSLLSFRI encoded by the exons atgaagaaacaaaatgtgCGCACGATATCCCTGATCGTGtgtacatttacatatttactcGTGGGTGCCGCCGTCTTTGATGCCCTCGAATCGGAGACGGAGAAACGGCGTTGGGAGGCTCTGCAAG CTGTCGAGGACATGATAATACgcaaatataatatatcaCAGGAAGATTTTAAAGTCATGGAGACGGTGGTTCTCAAATCGGAGCCACACAAGGCCGGCCAGCAATGGAAGTTCACTGGCGCATTTTATTATGCAACTACAGTGCTAACCACAATTG gcTATGGACACTCAACGCCAACTACGCGTGGAGGGAAACTGTTTACAATGTGTTATGCCATTGTTGGTATTCCCTTGGGCCTCGTCATGTTTCAGAGCATCGGAGAAAGAGTGAATAGACTGAGCAG TTTTGTTATCAAAGCGGTGCGATCATCGCTGCGCTGCAAACGAACCGTTGCATCCGAGGTGGACCTTATATGCGTTGTCACGACGCTCAGTTCACTGACGATCGCAGGCGGTGCTGCGGCCTTTTCAAGATTTGAGGGCTGGAGCTACTTTGATTCAGTATATTACTGTTTTATTACTTTAACCACAATAG GCTTTGGCGATATGGTAGCCTTACAGAAAGATAATGCACTAAATAGGAAACCCGAATATGTTATGTTCGCACTGATATTCATACTATTCGGATTGGCAATTGTTGCCGCCTCACTGAACTTGTTAGTACTTAGGTTTGTTACAATGAATACCGAGGATGAGAGACGTGATGAGGCCCAGGCCATGCAG GCACTACAAGTGGCTGTAAAACTGGAGGGCGATGTGATAACATCAAATGGTTCCATATTGAGTGGCTACGAGGGACACGATGGCCAATCTCTCAACGGCACAAATACATCATCAATGTGCTCCTGTCGCTGTATCTGTCTCAATGGAAACCGGCATAAAAA ACACAAGAATGCGAGCAGTGACCGTGTTGCAGA ACACCAATTCAAGATGCGCAGATCTCCGACGCACATACGACACCTGCTGCCGGAGGTGGTGCCCATGCAGGATCTGAACTACGATACGCAGAGTATGCACACCATTGGGGCGCTCAATGGAAGTGGCATCATGAGTGGCAGTCATATGGGAATGGGAGTGGGAATGGGCATTGGCCTGGATGTGGTGGATGATACCGCAAATCGATCACCGATCGTCAAACCACAAACACATCCACATAAATTGCTGAAACGCAATGTTTCACTTTTATCATTTCGTATTTAA
- the LOC117792190 gene encoding serine-arginine protein 55 isoform X3, with translation MRQAGEVTYADAHKQRRNEGVVEFASLSDMKTAIEKLDDTELNGRRVHLVEDRRGGRSGGGGGGGGGGGGGGGRGRSRSSSSRSRSRSRRRSRSRRSSHSRSKSRSRSKSRGGRSKSKSPVKSRSRSRSRSNKSRDVSKSKSKSRSRTRSRSPKRDSHSRTRSNSKRESRSRTRSKSDRHDSRSRDRSASADNKSRSRSRSRSVSAKNGNASPDRTNESMDD, from the exons ATGCGCCAGGCTGGCGAAGTCACCTATGCTGATGCCCACAAGCAACGTCGCAATGAGGG CGTTGTTGAGTTTGCTTCGTTGTCGGACATGAAGACCGCCATTGAGAAGCTCGATGATACCGAATTGAATGGACGTCGCGTTCATTTGGTTGAGGATCGTCGCGGCGGACGCagcggcggtggtggtggtggcggcggtggcggcggAGGTGGCGGTGGGCGTGGTCGCTCCCGTTCATCCAGCTCGCGTTcacgctctcgctctcgcagGCGTTCACGTTCGCGCCGTTCATCGCACTCGCGTTCCAAGTCGCGCAGTCGCTCCAAGTCGCGCGGCGGACGCTCCAAGTCAAAGTCACCAGTTAAATCGCGCTCTCGTTCACGCTCGCGCTCAAA caAATCACGTGACGTAtccaagtcaaagtcaaagtcccGCTCACGCACTCGCTCCCGTTCGCCCAAGCGTGATTCGCACTCGCGAACACGCTCCAACTCAAAGCGTGAGTCACGCTCGCGTACTCGTTCCAAGTCCGATCGTCACGATTCGCGTTCACG tgATCGCTCTGCTTCGGCTGACAACAAGTCACGTTCACGTTCTCGTTCGCGCTCTGTTTCGGCTAAGAATGGAAATGCCTCACCGGATCGCACCAATGAAAGCATGGACGATTAG